GCCATCTTTAATCTCTACCCGGATACCTCCGAATTCTTCTTTAACCTTTTCAGATATTATTTCTTTCGTTAATGCCATAATAGCAAAGGTACTTGAAAAATAAATTAGATTCTGTTAGGGGTAAACATTTCTGTTAGGGGTACAGTTTTAGGTTGAACGCCCCTCCGATCTTGCTAGAGTGAGGAGGGGTTATAACACTCTAGTGATCTGATAAACGACATGGTGACCGCCGTCGCCTTCCCAGCCTTCAACATGCTTAAATTCATAATATTTACTCAAGAAGGCTTTAAATTCATCCACGTTTTCAAATGTTCTCTTCCCGTTTATCTCGTTGCCGTGAATTATATCAAACACCACATATGCGCCCTCTACAACTCCAGGATTTCCTAATCTGTCAGCACAATCTTTAAGGTAAACAGGGTTAAATGGATACTGATACTTCTGGTATTTAGTTAAATCTTTCTGTAACATAAGTAATATAATATATATTCAGCACCATTACTGATCAATACAAATATAAATACAAAAAACGGTGAAGTGTTGTGGTGTGATGCATTGGAACTGAGCAGGTTTTTATGGTTCTAAATCCGGGAAAAGGTACTCGAACATCTTGTTTGCAGACTCGGATATATCCTCATGACCATCATTGTTATTGTTGAGAACAAGGTATGTACTGTTATTAATATCTTCGAAATGACTAAATTGTTTTTCTCCAAATGTGTTTTCTATAGCCCTTCTGTATATTCTAAATCGCTTTGTATTTCTTCTGTTCTCTTTTATCCTGTTAACCGGATCATAGCTGGTAGACCCTAAAAACCCAAAGTTAGCAAACTTGTCTTTTTTCAGTAGATAAAGCATGATCTTAAGGCATGTTGCAACAATCCTAGAGCACCTATGTTCACCTGTAAGTATATTAAATCGCTTACTACTGCCTTTGAGGTATTTCGGGTAATACTTAATAACGTAAATGTTATTAGTATATTTTTCAACTTCAACGATGTATATCCTGCCGCGTCTGGCAAATTGGGAGGGGTCTGTTTTAAACTTAAACGTTATTAGACGTTCAAAATATTTCTTTCCATGTGAAATCTGATCATCAACCTTTTGGAAATGGTATGACCCGTCGAACATTAGGGGACTAGGTACTTATAGGCAGAACATCTTGAGTTTTTTAAATCTTTTGTTGCCCTCCTGACGAAATTTGATTTGCCAGCCTTTTTATATTGATTCAATGGTTTTATAGGAGACAAAGAAACCATAGTGTCGTATTGCGCCTTAAGGCTACTACCTGAATGTGTTTGAGGAACTAGGATACCCATATCAATTAAAAAATGTGAGACGTTGATACCATGCAAACATACATAATTTCGAACAAGTTTTAAAAAATTGAAACACTATTTTTATATTACTATTACAAACTATGCAACAAAGCGCGGTAAAGCGGAGTAAATATATATAAAATATTCCACCTTTTCCCTACCTATGACTCCGTCCCACATAAAACAAATACGCCAATCTATACGTTTAAAGGATAAAACCCATGGCAATAGCAGCATTGATAATCGGAATGATAGTAACACTGGCAAGCGTACTTCCGTTGCCCAGATACTTTACAAACTTTTTGAATAAAAAGAGATTCACTAAATTATAGGGAGCCGACATAAGATATAAGCCCTACACCACAAGGGCGCACACATCAGCGTTAAGATGTAATCCGGTTTCTCACACGGCGTCCGGCACTAACGTTAAAGTGCCTATAATCTTATATGATCCGTATATTCAAGCAGTGCTTCGTCCATCTTTCGGTAAGCAATCTCCACAAACAATTTAGGCCACTTTAAACGTTTTAGCGAACAGTACTTCCACGTATCACCTGTGCGCCTAAAGCGATGCCTTACCCCGTTTTTATCTGGCAGGTCTATGTAATAGCTATCCGCATAAAAAAACAGCGTATACTCTATGAAAATAAGCCTACCATCAAAGTCAATTGTTATCGTCCCCTTGCGCTCCATATTTACTAATATTATTAGCAATTATAGGGAAAAATCACGAGTTTCAGCAAAACAGAATCCTGAACACATTTTCTCATATTCATAGAAATTTTTACATACTTTTGCACAGTATTATCAATTTAAACTATTATTAATCATTAACCGGGAGGTAACACGAAAAAAAAGGACATACTCCCAAACACCCTAAACTAAATCGAATGAAAAAATTACTACTATCGCTTATGGTCTTTTTGCCCGCTTTCGGGTTTTGTCAGACTATGGAATTAACGCCTAATGGATTCGTTGACAAAGACGACAACAGCAAAAGTTACGTGGTCCTAACCTTCGACGGCGTAAGTCAGGCCAATCTATTCAAGAAGGCTAAGCAGTTTGTCAATCAAAGTTACAATAGTCCGAAAACTGTATCGAGTGAAATATCAAATGAACAACTAGTAATTGATGGACGCGATTCTAAGGATATTCGCGTCATATACCACGTTAGCGGGCCTAACTTATGGAATTTCACCTATAAATATGAAATGCAGTTCAAGGACGGGAAAATACGTTTCGCGCCCTTGTTCAAATCGTTACGGAATTCAGAGAATGCATCTGAGATCACCTTAATAGGCGCCGGGGTGTTGGGTTCAGCAACCGGCATGTTTAATAAGAAAGGTAAGGCATCTAGGGAAAAAGGCAATCAAGCAGTAGAAGAATCCGTTAACTCATTTATTAGTGAGCTCAAGAAAGCTATTGTAACAAAATCTGACGATTGGTAAAGCAAATAAAAAAGCCCTTGTTACAATCGTATCAGGGGCTTTGAGTTTTAACCTTCACAGCAATTTATGAAGTGATACAAATATAGTAAAAACTATTGATCAGATTTATTTTCATAATCCTGAATAGCCTCATTTCCCGCTTTCGTAACAAGTACCCGATAAGGTTCCGACTGTTGTTCTATTCGAATTATTTCAACTAGCCCTTCCTTATCTAAATGTTCAATAACACTTGGATTGAATGATTTGTAATCTCCGCGAGAGCTTAACCCTATTAGCGTTTCATAATGTTCACGAGATAATTTCATAATTGGAAAATTAATGGTTTAACAATTTGTTTGGTTTACTACCCTTTTTACCACCCCTATCTAAAAAAGAAAGACAACTAGTTAAAAATCAACTAATTGCCTTTCATAGGTGCGGAGAGAGAGGGATTCGAACCCTCGATACGCTTTTGACGTATACACACTTTCCAGGCGTGCTCCTTCAACCACTCGGACACCTCTCCAAATAAAATTCATTGCCTTAAAAAGGAAAGCAAAAATAGCGTCTTTAAACCAGTTGTCAAAAATTAAATAGGATTCTTTTTTAAAGAATTGATATTAAATGTTTTAAACCTGAAAAATTCATCAAAAACGTTTTTTCAATATCTAATCGTTTTTCTTATGTACCTAAACTGCCGTTGCTTTTAACATGAAGTTATGTAGCTCATAATTTTTTATAAACGGCTTAAGTGTTTCACTACCTGGTCCAAACATGGTCAATTCAACAAAATCCGATGAATGATCCATCGAACCCCATCCAATTGATAAGTATTTTTTCTGAATCTCTGCGTAAAATCCAAAAGGTAATTTACGCGGATTATACAACCCATCGCTGTCTAATTGTTTGTAGTGTGACAACAATTCTTTAGCTTCCGCATCAGCTAGACGATAGCCCTGCGCGTATTCTATACGCTCAATCAACTTGGATGCCGTATATGAACGATCCACACCAGTTAAAATCCAGTCGTTGGTGTGTTTGAAGTTTTGCACGCGATCAAAGTTACTATTAGCATTTGATCCCGAGAATAGTCCTGGATTTGCGTTTCCATGATCAGTTGTAATAATTACAAGCGTTTCATCATCCCTCTCAGCAAAACCCATAACTTCTGCTATTGCTTCATCAAAAGCTAGCTGATCATAAATCAACGCACCAGCATCATTAGCATGAGCAGCCCAGTCTACTTTCCCGCCTTCGACCTGCAACACAAAACCGTTTTCATTATGCTGTAATTGACTGATTGCCGTACGCGTCATTTCCGCTAACGAAGGTGTATCTACTTTCAACTCTTCGTCAGACGCACGATCTAATGCATACGGTAATCCATCTTCATAAAAAACACCTAACAGCGGCTTATTCAACACGTTCAACGCAAGCATTTCGTCTCTATTCCTTACAACTTCGAAACCATCCTTTTTATAAAGCGAAAAAAGATCTTGTTTATCTTCCCGTTTTTCAGCAGTAAAAAATTCAAGCCCACCTCCCATCATTACGTCAAAGCGTAAATTGTTGTATTGCTTTGCAATACCAGGTTGATCATCGCGTATGCTACTATTTACACAAAATCCCGCAGGGGTGGCATGCGTAATAGGAACAGTTGTAACACATCCTACTGATTTACCTGCTGCTTTAAATTTTTGTAATATGGGCTCATTAAAAGATCCATCCGCGTTTACATTAAGCGAACCATTATTTACGCGCACCCCGCCTCCCCATGCTGAGCTGGCAGCTGCAGAGTCGGTAACCAACGAATTGGCGGAAGCCGTATCCATCAGTGCCCGAGAAACATGCCCTCTTTCATACAACGATAGCCAATTACTTGAGCGCCCTTCCTTACGTCGCAAGAACATATCGGTCATTGTTAGTGTACCGATGCTCATACCGTCACTCACCATAAAAATTATATTTTTCGCCCTGTTTCCTAACGTCTTGTCTGGCGAAATTGAAGAGGTTCCTGCCAACAACTCGAGTGGAGATAAGAAAGAGGTGCCTAAGGCGGTCAATGCTGTATTCTTAAAAAAGTCTCTGCGCTTCATGCAAATTCGTTATTTG
This Olivibacter sp. SDN3 DNA region includes the following protein-coding sequences:
- a CDS encoding alkaline phosphatase, which encodes MKRRDFFKNTALTALGTSFLSPLELLAGTSSISPDKTLGNRAKNIIFMVSDGMSIGTLTMTDMFLRRKEGRSSNWLSLYERGHVSRALMDTASANSLVTDSAAASSAWGGGVRVNNGSLNVNADGSFNEPILQKFKAAGKSVGCVTTVPITHATPAGFCVNSSIRDDQPGIAKQYNNLRFDVMMGGGLEFFTAEKREDKQDLFSLYKKDGFEVVRNRDEMLALNVLNKPLLGVFYEDGLPYALDRASDEELKVDTPSLAEMTRTAISQLQHNENGFVLQVEGGKVDWAAHANDAGALIYDQLAFDEAIAEVMGFAERDDETLVIITTDHGNANPGLFSGSNANSNFDRVQNFKHTNDWILTGVDRSYTASKLIERIEYAQGYRLADAEAKELLSHYKQLDSDGLYNPRKLPFGFYAEIQKKYLSIGWGSMDHSSDFVELTMFGPGSETLKPFIKNYELHNFMLKATAV